Proteins encoded within one genomic window of Brachybacterium avium:
- the sufU gene encoding Fe-S cluster assembly sulfur transfer protein SufU, producing MSTPLSALYTELVIEHDRRPLHAGLREPFSSEVQHVNPVCGDEITLRLQLTTEGAERIRDISYDAVGCAMSRASASIMADLLIGRTVAEIEPVQAHFEEAMRSRGRVDGDEDLIGDGVALLGAAKFPARVKCVLMPWKAYQAALVETRALGA from the coding sequence ATGAGCACACCCCTGTCCGCCCTGTACACCGAGCTGGTCATCGAGCACGACAGGCGACCGCTGCACGCCGGCCTGCGCGAACCGTTCAGCTCCGAGGTCCAGCACGTCAACCCCGTCTGCGGGGACGAGATCACTCTGCGGCTGCAGCTGACCACGGAGGGCGCCGAGCGGATCCGGGACATCTCCTACGACGCCGTCGGCTGCGCCATGAGTCGCGCCTCCGCCTCGATCATGGCCGATCTGCTGATCGGCCGGACCGTCGCCGAGATCGAACCCGTCCAAGCCCACTTCGAGGAGGCGATGCGCTCTCGCGGCCGGGTCGACGGGGACGAGGACCTCATCGGCGACGGGGTCGCGCTGCTGGGTGCGGCGAAGTTCCCTGCCCGGGTCAAATGCGTGCTGATGCCCTGGAAGGCCTACCAGGCGGCGCTGGTGGAGACCCGCGCCCTGGGAGCGTGA
- a CDS encoding DUF3052 domain-containing protein, with the protein MSPSADAPSSSSLSEALGFTSGQIVQEIGYDDDVDLDLRDAIEDLIGEELEDEDTQEIVDAVVLWWREGDGDLTDAMVDTLRNIDAGAPVWVLTPKAGRDGHVMPGDIQESAGIAGLRVMSSMNLAADWTGTRLASRTN; encoded by the coding sequence TTGTCACCGTCGGCCGACGCCCCTTCGTCCAGCTCCCTGTCCGAGGCGCTGGGTTTCACCTCGGGTCAGATCGTGCAGGAGATCGGCTACGACGATGATGTCGATCTCGATCTGCGTGATGCGATCGAGGACCTCATCGGTGAGGAGCTCGAGGACGAGGACACCCAGGAGATCGTGGACGCCGTCGTGCTGTGGTGGCGCGAGGGCGACGGTGACCTCACCGACGCCATGGTCGACACCCTGCGCAACATCGATGCCGGTGCCCCCGTCTGGGTGCTGACCCCCAAGGCGGGTCGCGACGGGCACGTGATGCCCGGAGACATCCAGGAGAGCGCCGGGATCGCCGGTCTGCGAGTCATGAGCTCGATGAATCTGGCCGCGGACTGGACCGGTACCCGCCTGGCGAGCCGCACCAACTGA
- a CDS encoding aminotransferase class V-fold PLP-dependent enzyme — translation MSAPSREFDLEAIRADFPILSRMLDPDTPMIYLDGGATSQRPRPVIDAEVAYLTHDNAAVKRGAHRMAGAATDAYEGARERVADFLGAPSPDEVVFTRNATEALNLVAHSLGSGDDSTPDHLRVREGDEILVTEMEHHANLVPWQELARRTGAHLRWIPMADDFTLDLTELSSLVTERTRVIAFTHQSNVLGTINPVERLVEAARSVDALTVLDAAQSAPHMPFDVTALGVDLVALSGHKMLGPTGIGVLWGRFELLAQMPPFLTGGSMIEMVQMEHSTYAEPPARFEAGTPPISQAVGLAAACDYLDALGMNRIAAHEQALTQQALTGLAGIDGVRIIGPAASAQRTGAVSFDIAGRHPHDVGQVLDSLGLEVRVGHHCAWPLHRRFGLHGTTRASFSVHTTAAEVEAFVSGVAHTVEFFGSFS, via the coding sequence GTGAGTGCACCCAGCAGAGAGTTCGACCTCGAGGCGATCCGAGCAGATTTCCCGATACTGTCCCGCATGCTCGATCCGGACACCCCGATGATCTACCTCGATGGCGGTGCGACCTCGCAGCGACCGCGCCCGGTGATCGACGCCGAGGTCGCCTACCTCACCCACGACAACGCCGCGGTCAAACGCGGAGCGCACCGCATGGCCGGTGCGGCGACCGACGCCTACGAGGGCGCGCGTGAACGGGTCGCGGACTTCCTCGGCGCCCCCTCGCCCGACGAGGTGGTGTTCACCAGGAACGCCACCGAGGCGCTGAACCTGGTCGCCCACTCGCTGGGCAGCGGCGACGACTCCACCCCGGACCACCTGCGAGTGCGCGAGGGTGATGAGATCCTGGTCACCGAGATGGAGCACCACGCGAACCTGGTGCCCTGGCAGGAGCTCGCCCGCCGCACCGGGGCGCACCTGCGCTGGATCCCGATGGCGGATGACTTCACCCTCGACCTCACCGAGCTCTCTTCCCTGGTCACCGAGCGCACCAGGGTCATCGCCTTCACCCACCAGTCCAACGTGCTGGGCACCATCAACCCCGTCGAGCGCCTGGTCGAAGCGGCCCGCTCCGTCGACGCCCTGACGGTCCTGGATGCCGCGCAGTCCGCGCCCCACATGCCCTTCGACGTCACGGCCCTCGGGGTCGATCTGGTCGCGCTGTCCGGGCACAAGATGCTCGGCCCCACCGGCATCGGCGTGCTGTGGGGCCGCTTCGAGCTGCTGGCGCAGATGCCGCCGTTCCTCACCGGAGGCTCGATGATCGAGATGGTCCAGATGGAGCACAGCACCTATGCGGAGCCGCCCGCCCGCTTCGAGGCCGGCACGCCGCCGATCTCCCAGGCCGTCGGCCTCGCCGCCGCCTGCGACTACCTCGACGCCCTCGGCATGAACCGCATCGCCGCCCACGAACAGGCGCTCACGCAGCAGGCGCTGACCGGACTGGCCGGCATCGACGGAGTACGGATCATCGGTCCGGCAGCGTCCGCGCAGCGCACCGGCGCAGTCTCCTTCGACATCGCCGGGCGTCACCCCCACGACGTCGGCCAGGTGCTGGACTCGCTCGGCCTCGAGGTGCGGGTGGGCCACCACTGCGCCTGGCCGCTGCACCGCCGCTTCGGTCTGCACGGCACCACCCGTGCCAGCTTCTCCGTCCACACCACCGCCGCCGAGGTCGAGGCCTTCGTCTCCGGCGTCGCCCACACCGTCGAGTTCTTCGGATCCTTCTCATGA